The Candidatus Eisenbacteria bacterium sequence CATCGCAGAAATGAAGACGTCTCTCCTGCCGGCCATCCTCCGGACGACTTCAATCGTCGCCTGGGGCCCCTGGCCGCAATTTACACCTACAACGGGAGCTCCCGCGTCCGCCAGTTCGACTACGGCCTGCGCGACCGAGGTGCCGGTTATCGTTCTGTCCTCTTCCACAAACGACATCTGGACGACGACGGGGACTTTGCCGATCTTCAATGCCTGCTCAAGTGCAATCTTCGCTTCTTCCAGGTCAGACATCGTCTCGAGAACAACGACGTCCACGCCTCCTTCGACCAGGGCGCTGATTTGCTCTCCGTAGATTGCCGCGAGCTCTTCTCTGGACAGAGCCTCGGCCGTGTCGAGGGGGCGCGAGACCGGCCCGACGGAGCCGGCGACAAAGCACTGCGGGCATGCTTCTCGAGCGATTCGAGCACCAGCCAAGTTTATCTCGAACGCCCTCGCCCCCAGGTCGTAGTACTTTGAGAGAACAAACCTGTTTGCGCCGAACGTGTTTGTCTCGATAAGCTCAGCGCCTGCGTCGGCATACTCCCGATGGATCGCCTTTATCATGGCTGGACTCGACAGATTCAACTCGTCGTAGCAATGCCCCCTGGGCACTCCCCGAGCGTAGAGCAACGTCCCCATCGCGCCGTCCGCGATGACTACGGTGCCGCTCCTGAGCCTCTCCAGCAAATCCCTCTTCACGCATGCCTCTCACGATGCAGACTGTTCATCACGCATCGAGACGTTATTGTTCGATTTGGCGACACATCACAGGCCGAGAACCGCGGAGTAGCCTTCCATGTCCATAAAGCCGTGCCCGCTGATGTTGAAGGCTATGACCTTTTCCTCCCCGGTCTTCTTGCACTCGAGGGCCTCATCAATGGCGCACGCGATGCTGTAGGCGGACTCGGGAGCGGGCAAGAAGCCCTCGTTCCTGACGAAGGTCCTCGCCCTCTCAAAAACGTGTTGCTCGTCGGCAGGATACGCAACCGTGTCTATGTAGCCTTTGTTTCGAAGATAGCTGATTATCGGCGAGCAACCATGATAGCGAAGCCCGTCGCCCCTTATGGGTTGCATCCGGACCTGGTGCCCGAGAGTATACATTTTTAGAAGCGGCGTCATCTCGGCGTGATCTGCAAAGTCGTACCTGTACTCGCCTTGAAGGTTGGGCGCTGCCTTGCTCTGGGCCGCGATGAAGCGGATCTTCTTTCCTTTTGTGAGAACGTCTCCGGCAAACGGAAGCGCAAATCCTCCGAAATTGCTCCCCCCACCGAGACAGGATATGACGATGTCGGGATAATCGTTGGCCATCGCGAACTGCTTCTGCGTCTCGAGGCCGATCACGGTCTGATGAAGCAGAACGTGATTCAGCACCGAGCCCAGGCAGTATATGGCCTTCTTGTCTCGCCTGGCGTCCTCGAGCCCCTCCGATATGGCTATCCCAAGGGATCCCGGGTGGTTGGCATCTTGTCCGAAAAGCTTCCTACCGAAATCGGTCTTGTCGC is a genomic window containing:
- a CDS encoding TrpB-like pyridoxal phosphate-dependent enzyme, producing MAAKKRARSVNKGRTTRAKKAVRGKKTDKKKTKKGKVTRKTMTKPARPVKVAKNIVRQYALPVEDMPTKWYNILADLPGDFPPPKDPESGESRLRALPEMLLAECLKQEMSTERWIDIPHELLSLYAQAGRPRQLFRALSLEKHLGTPARLYYKAEFYSPTGSHKVNTALAQAFYAREAGYERLTTETGAGQWGTALAYAASLAGLRCTVYWVRAVYNWKSARKSLIHLLGAEVYASPSDKTDFGRKLFGQDANHPGSLGIAISEGLEDARRDKKAIYCLGSVLNHVLLHQTVIGLETQKQFAMANDYPDIVISCLGGGSNFGGFALPFAGDVLTKGKKIRFIAAQSKAAPNLQGEYRYDFADHAEMTPLLKMYTLGHQVRMQPIRGDGLRYHGCSPIISYLRNKGYIDTVAYPADEQHVFERARTFVRNEGFLPAPESAYSIACAIDEALECKKTGEEKVIAFNISGHGFMDMEGYSAVLGL